One Etheostoma cragini isolate CJK2018 chromosome 18, CSU_Ecrag_1.0, whole genome shotgun sequence DNA window includes the following coding sequences:
- the cep57l1 gene encoding centrosomal protein CEP57L1 isoform X2 produces METYNDQTLDSPSKNSYIGSYYRPPDRIAMARQLEFPTHSSINMEPRMTSPRVSQPKLNIDSTAVVDALKTLQEKIRRLELERKQAEKSYSQFSHDAQRHQQVTASYTVPSQPAASLPETDKHSRKELDSKLQSAESRCKVLEKQLDYMRKMVENAKKERKVLMENQALLPKQQPSSSNTQPQQEKLEKLESECLKLSKTQTRAETKLAILEQKLLKEEHERKLVQEKAEELQKELEINFRLSEPITEETKPKKKTNKTTKKTSRQNEVASPSGPRHTKMPFVAGTSTSPSHSLHANIQGILHMMKHHQPQLCERVSALHRSGCAAKKNIQRDFAPSSTTFHNPDKEPDRADQPLGSLSDLLLALQDELGQMSFEHQELAHQIDETQHHEQRRDLQRELERLVVRMEEKGAQITKLRKHQQMVHKWNQSQPCAEEHTAKKSSGIKPPVPSLVRAKKKGKKDYRA; encoded by the exons ATGGAGACTTATAACGATCAG ACTTTAGACTCACCCTCCAAAAACAGCTACATTGGGAGCTATTACCGGCCTCCAGACCGGATAGCAATGGCAAGACAGCTGGAGTTCCCTACCCACTCATCCATCAACATGGAGCCGCGGATGACCAGCCCTCGGGTGTCTCAACCCAAACTTAATATTGACAGCACAG CTGTTGTTGATGCACTGAAGACCCTCCAGGAGAAAATCAGACGATTGGAGCTGGAAAGGAAGCAAGCGGAAAAGAGCTATAGTCAGTTCTCCCATGATGCTCAGAGGCATCAACAGGTCACAGCATCTTACACGGTGCCCAGTCAACCAGCTGCCAGCCTGCCTGAGACAGATAAGCATAGCAGGAAAG AGCTGGACTCAAAGCTGCAGTCTGCAGAGTCTCGCTGTAAGGTTCTTGAGAAGCAGCTGGACTACATGAGGAAGATGGTTGAAAATGccaagaaggagaggaaagtTCTCATGGAGAATCAG GCTTTGTTACCAAAACAGCAGCCAAGTAGCTCAAACACCCAACCTCAGcaggagaagctggagaaaCTTGAATCAGAGTGTCTCAAATTGAGTAAGACTCAAACTCGTGCAGAG ACAAAACTTGCCATTCTGGAGCAAAAACTACTGAAAGAAGAGCATGAACGTAAACTTGTGCAGGAGAAAGCAGAAGAG CTGCAGAAGGAGTTGGAAATCAACTTCCGATTGTCCGAGCCAATTACTGAAGAAACAAAgccaaagaagaaaacaaacaagaccACCAAG AAAACCTCAAGACAGAATGAGGTGGCCTCACCAAGCGGCCCAAGGCACACAAAAATGCCCTTTGTGGCAGGAACG TCAACAAGCCCAAGCCATTCGCTCCACGCTAACATACAAGGTATACTTCACATGATGAAGCACCATCAGCCCCAGCTGTGTGAACGAGTGAGCGCTCTGCACAGGTCTGGTTGtgcagccaaaaaaaacatccaaagggATTTTGCTCCATCTTCCACCACTTTTCACAACCCTGACAAGGAGCCCGACCGAGCAGATCAGCCGCTGGGCTCGCTGTCCGACCTGCTCTTGGCTCTGCAGGATGAACTAGGACAAATGAGCTT tgAACATCAAGAGTTGGCGCATCAGATAGATGAAACCCAACATCACGAGCAGAGGCGAGACCTGCAGAGAGAACTGGAGAGGTTGGTCGTTAGGATGGAGGAGAAGGGAGCTCAGATCACTAAGCTCCGCAAACACCAGCAGATG GTCCATAAATGGAACCAGAGTCAGCCATGTGCTGAGGAACACACAGCCAAGAAGTCGAGTGGCATCAAGCCACCTGTTCCCTCTCTTGTTAGGGctaagaagaaaggaaagaaag ATTACAGAGCATGA
- the cep57l1 gene encoding centrosomal protein CEP57L1 isoform X1, with the protein METYNDQTLDSPSKNSYIGSYYRPPDRIAMARQLEFPTHSSINMEPRMTSPRVSQPKLNIDSTAVVDALKTLQEKIRRLELERKQAEKSYSQFSHDAQRHQQVTASYTVPSQPAASLPETDKHSRKELDSKLQSAESRCKVLEKQLDYMRKMVENAKKERKVLMENQALLPKQQPSSSNTQPQQEKLEKLESECLKLSKTQTRAETKLAILEQKLLKEEHERKLVQEKAEELQKELEINFRLSEPITEETKPKKKTNKTTKKTSRQNEVASPSGPRHTKMPFVAGTSTSPSHSLHANIQGILHMMKHHQPQLCERVSALHRSGCAAKKNIQRDFAPSSTTFHNPDKEPDRADQPLGSLSDLLLALQDELGQMSFEHQELAHQIDETQHHEQRRDLQRELERLVVRMEEKGAQITKLRKHQQMVHKWNQSQPCAEEHTAKKSSGIKPPVPSLVRAKKKGKKGGITHNNLQLLRETQKFRNGLKQDDLSWET; encoded by the exons ATGGAGACTTATAACGATCAG ACTTTAGACTCACCCTCCAAAAACAGCTACATTGGGAGCTATTACCGGCCTCCAGACCGGATAGCAATGGCAAGACAGCTGGAGTTCCCTACCCACTCATCCATCAACATGGAGCCGCGGATGACCAGCCCTCGGGTGTCTCAACCCAAACTTAATATTGACAGCACAG CTGTTGTTGATGCACTGAAGACCCTCCAGGAGAAAATCAGACGATTGGAGCTGGAAAGGAAGCAAGCGGAAAAGAGCTATAGTCAGTTCTCCCATGATGCTCAGAGGCATCAACAGGTCACAGCATCTTACACGGTGCCCAGTCAACCAGCTGCCAGCCTGCCTGAGACAGATAAGCATAGCAGGAAAG AGCTGGACTCAAAGCTGCAGTCTGCAGAGTCTCGCTGTAAGGTTCTTGAGAAGCAGCTGGACTACATGAGGAAGATGGTTGAAAATGccaagaaggagaggaaagtTCTCATGGAGAATCAG GCTTTGTTACCAAAACAGCAGCCAAGTAGCTCAAACACCCAACCTCAGcaggagaagctggagaaaCTTGAATCAGAGTGTCTCAAATTGAGTAAGACTCAAACTCGTGCAGAG ACAAAACTTGCCATTCTGGAGCAAAAACTACTGAAAGAAGAGCATGAACGTAAACTTGTGCAGGAGAAAGCAGAAGAG CTGCAGAAGGAGTTGGAAATCAACTTCCGATTGTCCGAGCCAATTACTGAAGAAACAAAgccaaagaagaaaacaaacaagaccACCAAG AAAACCTCAAGACAGAATGAGGTGGCCTCACCAAGCGGCCCAAGGCACACAAAAATGCCCTTTGTGGCAGGAACG TCAACAAGCCCAAGCCATTCGCTCCACGCTAACATACAAGGTATACTTCACATGATGAAGCACCATCAGCCCCAGCTGTGTGAACGAGTGAGCGCTCTGCACAGGTCTGGTTGtgcagccaaaaaaaacatccaaagggATTTTGCTCCATCTTCCACCACTTTTCACAACCCTGACAAGGAGCCCGACCGAGCAGATCAGCCGCTGGGCTCGCTGTCCGACCTGCTCTTGGCTCTGCAGGATGAACTAGGACAAATGAGCTT tgAACATCAAGAGTTGGCGCATCAGATAGATGAAACCCAACATCACGAGCAGAGGCGAGACCTGCAGAGAGAACTGGAGAGGTTGGTCGTTAGGATGGAGGAGAAGGGAGCTCAGATCACTAAGCTCCGCAAACACCAGCAGATG GTCCATAAATGGAACCAGAGTCAGCCATGTGCTGAGGAACACACAGCCAAGAAGTCGAGTGGCATCAAGCCACCTGTTCCCTCTCTTGTTAGGGctaagaagaaaggaaagaaagggggGATCACTCACAACAACCTGCAGCTTCTTAGAGAGACCCAGAAATTCAGAAACGGCCTAAAACAGGACGACCTCTCCTGGGAAACATGA